Part of the Arthrobacter gengyunqii genome is shown below.
GCATCTCCGAATGGTGGACCCGGGATCGCTGCTATTGTGAGGGCGCGTGGGACACCACGGGTCCGGCGCCCAGCCGTGACCTGAGCCGGCACACCAAGACCCAGGGGCTTTCTCCCGAGGAACTGGATGCCAAGCGTGCCGCCCGCCGCGAGGCCACGGAGGCCGCCAACGCCGAACATCAGGGGGATGCCGTGCAGGACGAAGCCAGCGCACCACAGCAGCCGGACGCTGAACACAGTGGCCGGCCTGCCGCCCGCCCGACAACCCGGGTTGCGGCCGTTGACTGCGGAACAAACTCCATCCGCCTGCTCATCGCCGACGTGACGCAGGACGGCGGCGTGCCCAAACTGACCGACGTCGTCCGCCTGATGCGGGTCAACCGGCTGGGACAGGGCGTGGACGCCACCGGCCGGCTGGCACCCGAGGCCTTGGAGCGCACCTTCGAAGCAGCGGACGAGTATGCTGCCCTGATCCGCGAGCACGGTGCCGAGCGCACCCGGTTCGTGGCCACCTCAGCCAGCCGCGACGCGGAAAACCGTGAAGAGTTCGTGGCGGGAATCCGCCAGCGCCTGGGCGTGGAGCCCGAAGTCATCACCGGAGACGAAGAAGCGGCACTCTCCTTCGCCGGAGCCACCAGCGTGCTGGGTGCCGGCAACGGCTCCAAGACCCTGGTCGTGGACCTCGGCGGCGGCAGCACGGAATTTGTCCTGGGCACCTCGGACGGTGTGTTGGCCGCGAAAAGCACCAACATGGGCTGCGTACGTTTCACCGAACGCCACCTCATCTCCAACCCGCCCACCGAAGCGCAGATCGCGGCGGCGCGCGGAGAGGTCCTGGACATGATTGCCCAGGTGCTTCCTACGGTCCCCCTTGCAGACGCCGACCGTCTGGTGGGAGTCGCCGGCACCATCACCACAGTCACGGCCCACGCACTGCACCTGCCGGAGTATTCCGCCGAGGCGATCCACGGCACTGAGCTGGACGTAGCCCGGATTGACCAGTCAGCCCGC
Proteins encoded:
- a CDS encoding exopolyphosphatase → MDAKRAARREATEAANAEHQGDAVQDEASAPQQPDAEHSGRPAARPTTRVAAVDCGTNSIRLLIADVTQDGGVPKLTDVVRLMRVNRLGQGVDATGRLAPEALERTFEAADEYAALIREHGAERTRFVATSASRDAENREEFVAGIRQRLGVEPEVITGDEEAALSFAGATSVLGAGNGSKTLVVDLGGGSTEFVLGTSDGVLAAKSTNMGCVRFTERHLISNPPTEAQIAAARGEVLDMIAQVLPTVPLADADRLVGVAGTITTVTAHALHLPEYSAEAIHGTELDVARIDQSARELLHMDRNAREALPYMHPGRVDVIGAGALIWQTIVDRVSELTDGRVTSAVTSEHDILDGIALSAAR